A stretch of Perognathus longimembris pacificus isolate PPM17 chromosome 1, ASM2315922v1, whole genome shotgun sequence DNA encodes these proteins:
- the Lta4h gene encoding leukotriene A-4 hydrolase isoform X2, producing the protein MPAVVDSCSLASPASVCQTKHLHLRCSVDFTRRVLSGTASLTIQSQEDNLRSLTLDTKDLTIEKVVINGQEVKYTLGEKQSYKGSPMEISLPIALSKNQEVVIEISFETSPKSSALQWLTPEQTSGKKHPYLFSQCQAIHCRAILPCQDTPSVKLTYSAEVSVPKELVALMSAIRAGDAPDPEDPSRKIYKFNQKVPIPCYLIALVVGALESRQIGPRTLVWSEKEQVEKSAYEFSETESMLKIAEDLGGPYVWGQYDLLVLPPSFPYGGMENPCLTFVTPTLLAGDKSLSNVIAHEISHSWTGNLVTNKTWDHFWLNEGHTVYLERHICGRLFGEKFRHFHALGGWGELQNSIKTFGETHPFTKLVVDLKDVDPDVAYSSVPYEKGFALLFHLEQLLGGPEVFLGFLKAYVEKFSYKSITTDDWKNFLYSHFKDKVDILNQVDWNAWLYSPGLPPIKPNYDMTLTNACIALSQRWITAKEEDLSSFSAADLKDLSSHQLNEFLAQMLQRMVTTLHSIEVGGSDSFGSQNGN; encoded by the exons ATGCCCGCGGTCGTGGATTCGTGTTCTTTGGCCTCTCCAGCTTCGGTCTGTCAGACGAAGCACCTGCACCTCCGCTGCAGCGTCGACTTCACTCGTCGGGTGCTGTCCGGGACCGCCTCGCTCACCATCCAGTCTCAGGAGGACAATCTGCGCAGCCTG ACTTTGGATACAAAAGACCTTACAATAGAAAAGGTGGTGATCAATGGACAAGAAGTCAAATACACCCTTGgagaaaaacaaagttacaaaggATCACCGATGGAAATCTCCCTTCCTATTGCTCTGAGCAA GAATCAAGAGGTTGTTATAGAAATTTCTTTTGAGACATCTCCAAAATCATCTGCTCTTCAGTGGCTTACTCCTGAACAGACTTCTGGGAAGAAACACCCATATCTCTTTAGTCAGTGCCAG GCCATTCACTGCAGAGCAATTCTTCCTTGCCAGGACACTCCTTCTGTGAAATTAACTTACAGTGCAGAG gTGTCTGTCCCTAAAGAACTGGTGGCGCTTATGAGTGCTATTCGAGCTGGAGATGCACCTGACCCAGAGGACCCAAGCAGGAAAATATACAAATTCAATCAAAAA GTTCCAATACCCTGCTACCTGATTGCTTTAGTTGTTGGAGCTTTAGAAAGCAG GCAAATTGGCCCAAGAACTTTGGTTTGGTCTGAAAAGGAGCAAGTGGAAAAGTCTGCTTATGAATTTTCTGAG ACTGAATCTATGCTCAAAATTGCAGAAGATCTGGGTGGTCCATATGTCTGGGGGCAGTATGATCTCTTGGTCCTGCCGCCATCTTTCCCTTATGGTGGCATGGAGAATCCTTGCCTTACCTTTGTAACTCCTACTCTATTG gcAGGTGACAAGTCGCTCTCTAAT GTTATTGCACATGAAATATCTCATAGCTGGACAGGAAATCTAGTGACCAACAAAACTTGGGACCACTtttg GTTAAATGAAGGACATACTGTGTATTTGGAGCGCCACATTTGTGGACGACTCTTTGGAGAGAAGTTCAGACATTTCCATGCTCTGGGAGGATGGGGAGAGCTACAGAATTCA ATAAAAACTTTTGGGGAGACACATCCTTTCACCAAACTCGTGGTTGATCTGAAGGATGTGGATCCTGATGTAGCCTATTCTTCTGTTCCCTATGAGAAGGGCTTTGCTCTGCTCTTTCACCTTGAACAACTTCTTGGAGGACCAG AGGTTTTCCTAGGATTCCTAAAGGCTTATGTTGAGAAATTTTCCTACAAGAGCATAACCACTGATGACTGGAAGAATTTCCTATATTCTCACTTTAAAGATAAG gTTGACATTCTCAATCAAGTTGATTGGAACGCCTGGCTCTATTCTCCTGGCCTGCCTCCTATCAAACCCAA TTATGACATGACTCTGACAAATGCTTGTATTGCCTTAAGCCAAAGATGGATTACT GCTAAAGAGGAAGATTTAAGTTCATTCAGTGCTGCAGATCTGAAAGACCTCTCTTCTCATCAGTTAAACGAGTTTTTAGCACAGATGCTCCAGAGA ATGGTTACGACTCTGCATTCAATCGAAGTGGGAGGAAGCGATTCCTTTGGCTCTCAAAATGGCAACTGA
- the Lta4h gene encoding leukotriene A-4 hydrolase isoform X1, whose protein sequence is MPAVVDSCSLASPASVCQTKHLHLRCSVDFTRRVLSGTASLTIQSQEDNLRSLTLDTKDLTIEKVVINGQEVKYTLGEKQSYKGSPMEISLPIALSKNQEVVIEISFETSPKSSALQWLTPEQTSGKKHPYLFSQCQAIHCRAILPCQDTPSVKLTYSAEVSVPKELVALMSAIRAGDAPDPEDPSRKIYKFNQKVPIPCYLIALVVGALESRQIGPRTLVWSEKEQVEKSAYEFSETESMLKIAEDLGGPYVWGQYDLLVLPPSFPYGGMENPCLTFVTPTLLAGDKSLSNVIAHEISHSWTGNLVTNKTWDHFWLNEGHTVYLERHICGRLFGEKFRHFHALGGWGELQNSIKTFGETHPFTKLVVDLKDVDPDVAYSSVPYEKGFALLFHLEQLLGGPEVFLGFLKAYVEKFSYKSITTDDWKNFLYSHFKDKVDILNQVDWNAWLYSPGLPPIKPNYDMTLTNACIALSQRWITAKEEDLSSFSAADLKDLSSHQLNEFLAQMLQRAPLPLGHIKRMQEVYNFNAINNSEIRFRWLRLCIQSKWEEAIPLALKMATEQGRMKFTRPLFKDLAAFDKSHDQAIRAYQEHKASMHPVTAMLVGRDINVD, encoded by the exons ATGCCCGCGGTCGTGGATTCGTGTTCTTTGGCCTCTCCAGCTTCGGTCTGTCAGACGAAGCACCTGCACCTCCGCTGCAGCGTCGACTTCACTCGTCGGGTGCTGTCCGGGACCGCCTCGCTCACCATCCAGTCTCAGGAGGACAATCTGCGCAGCCTG ACTTTGGATACAAAAGACCTTACAATAGAAAAGGTGGTGATCAATGGACAAGAAGTCAAATACACCCTTGgagaaaaacaaagttacaaaggATCACCGATGGAAATCTCCCTTCCTATTGCTCTGAGCAA GAATCAAGAGGTTGTTATAGAAATTTCTTTTGAGACATCTCCAAAATCATCTGCTCTTCAGTGGCTTACTCCTGAACAGACTTCTGGGAAGAAACACCCATATCTCTTTAGTCAGTGCCAG GCCATTCACTGCAGAGCAATTCTTCCTTGCCAGGACACTCCTTCTGTGAAATTAACTTACAGTGCAGAG gTGTCTGTCCCTAAAGAACTGGTGGCGCTTATGAGTGCTATTCGAGCTGGAGATGCACCTGACCCAGAGGACCCAAGCAGGAAAATATACAAATTCAATCAAAAA GTTCCAATACCCTGCTACCTGATTGCTTTAGTTGTTGGAGCTTTAGAAAGCAG GCAAATTGGCCCAAGAACTTTGGTTTGGTCTGAAAAGGAGCAAGTGGAAAAGTCTGCTTATGAATTTTCTGAG ACTGAATCTATGCTCAAAATTGCAGAAGATCTGGGTGGTCCATATGTCTGGGGGCAGTATGATCTCTTGGTCCTGCCGCCATCTTTCCCTTATGGTGGCATGGAGAATCCTTGCCTTACCTTTGTAACTCCTACTCTATTG gcAGGTGACAAGTCGCTCTCTAAT GTTATTGCACATGAAATATCTCATAGCTGGACAGGAAATCTAGTGACCAACAAAACTTGGGACCACTtttg GTTAAATGAAGGACATACTGTGTATTTGGAGCGCCACATTTGTGGACGACTCTTTGGAGAGAAGTTCAGACATTTCCATGCTCTGGGAGGATGGGGAGAGCTACAGAATTCA ATAAAAACTTTTGGGGAGACACATCCTTTCACCAAACTCGTGGTTGATCTGAAGGATGTGGATCCTGATGTAGCCTATTCTTCTGTTCCCTATGAGAAGGGCTTTGCTCTGCTCTTTCACCTTGAACAACTTCTTGGAGGACCAG AGGTTTTCCTAGGATTCCTAAAGGCTTATGTTGAGAAATTTTCCTACAAGAGCATAACCACTGATGACTGGAAGAATTTCCTATATTCTCACTTTAAAGATAAG gTTGACATTCTCAATCAAGTTGATTGGAACGCCTGGCTCTATTCTCCTGGCCTGCCTCCTATCAAACCCAA TTATGACATGACTCTGACAAATGCTTGTATTGCCTTAAGCCAAAGATGGATTACT GCTAAAGAGGAAGATTTAAGTTCATTCAGTGCTGCAGATCTGAAAGACCTCTCTTCTCATCAGTTAAACGAGTTTTTAGCACAGATGCTCCAGAGA GCACCTCTTCCATTGGGGCACATAAAGCGAATGCAAGAGGTGTACAACTTCAATGCCATTAACAATTCTGAAATACGATTCAG ATGGTTACGACTCTGCATTCAATCGAAGTGGGAGGAAGCGATTCCTTTGGCTCTCAAAATGGCAACTGAACAAGGAAGAATGAAGTTCACACGACCCTTATTCAA GGATCTTGCTGCCTTTGACAAATCCCACGATCAAGCTATTCGTGCCTACCAAGAGCACAAAGCCAGTATGCATCCTGTGACAGCCATGCTGGTGGGGAGAGACATAAATGTGGACTAA